Proteins from one Sylvia atricapilla isolate bSylAtr1 chromosome 1, bSylAtr1.pri, whole genome shotgun sequence genomic window:
- the DCAF13 gene encoding DDB1- and CUL4-associated factor 13 has protein sequence MRVKVLSRNPDDYVRDTKLDLQRVPRNYDPALHPFEVAREYTRALNATKLERVFAKPFLSSLDGHRDGVNCMAKHPKSLSTVLSGACDGEVKIWNLTKRQCIRTIQAHEGFVRGMCARFCGTSFFTVGDDKTVKQWRMESPEYGEEEEPIHTILGKTVYTGIDHHWKEPVFATCGHQVDIWDEQRTSPKCSLTWGFDSISSVKFNPIETYLLGSCASDRNIVLYDMRKSTPLKKVILNMRTNTLCWNPMEAFIFTAANEDYNLYTFDMRFLESPVMVHMDHVSAVLDVDYSPTGKEFVSASFDKSIRIFPVDKGHSREVYHTKRMQHVITVKWTSDNKYILCGSDEMNIRLWKANASEKLGVLAPREKAAMNYNQKLKEKFQFHPQIRRIAQHRHLPKSIYCQIKEQRIMREARRRKELNRRKHSKPGSVPLVPERKKHIVAVVK, from the exons ATGCGCGTGAAGGTGCTGAGCCGCAACCCCGATGACTACGTGCGGGACACCAAGCTGGACCTGCAGCGCG TTCCAAGGAACTATGACCCTGCATTACATCCATTTGAGGTTGCACGAGAGTACACAAGAGCTCTGAATGCCACAAAACTGGAACGTGTGTTTGCAAAACCCTTTCTTAGTTCACTTGATGGTCACAGAGATGGAGTTAATTGCATGGCCAAACATCCAAAAAGTTTGTCTACAGTGCTGTCTGGAGCTTGTGATGGAGAG GTTAAAATTTGGAACTTGACCAAACGACAGTGTATCCGCACTATACAAGCCCATGAAGGTTTTGTTCGAGGCATGTGTGCCCGTTTCTGTGGTACATCATTCTTCACT GTTGGTGATGACAAAACTGTGAAGCAGTGGAGAATGGAAAGCCCAGAAtatggagaagaagaagaacctATTCATACAATTCTTGGAAAG ACAGTGTATACAGGAATTGATCACCACTGGAAGGAACCTGTTTTCGCTACCTGTGGCCATCAAGTGGACATTTGGGATGAACAAAGGACAAGCCCCAAGTGTTCTCTGACTTGGGGTTTTGATAGCATAAGCAGTGTAAAATTTAATCCCATTGAG acttaCCTTTTGGGAAGCTGTGCTTCTGACAGAAATATTGTGCTATATGATATGAGAAAATCAACTCCATTAAAGaag GTTATCTTGAACATGAGGACAAATACACTGTGTTGGAACCCTATGGaagctttcatttttactgCAGCAAATGAAGATTACAA cttatATACCTTTGATATGCGCTTTCTTGAATCACCTGTGATGGTGCATATGGATCACGTGTCTGCTGTTCTTGATGTGGATTATTCGCCCACTGGGAAGGAGTTTGTGTCTGCCAGCTTTGACAAGTCCATCCGCATATTTCCTGTAGACAAAGGTCACAGCAG GGAGGTTTATCATACCAAACGAATGCAGCACGTCATCACTGTAAAATGGACTTCAGATAACAAATACATTCTGTGTGGCTCAGATGAGATGAATATTCGCCTGTGGAAAGCTAATGCTTCTGAAAAACTGGGAGTG CTTGCACCCCGAGAGAAGGCAGCCATGAATTACAATcagaagctgaaggagaagTTCCAGTTTCACCCACAGATCCGGCGCATAGCTCAGCACCGGCACTTGCCCAAGAGTATTTACTGCCAGATCAAGGAGCAGCGGATCATGAGAGAGGCCCGGCGGCGCAA gGAACTGAATCGTCGTAAGCACAGCAAGCCGGGATCTGTGCCACTTGTGCCAGAGAGAAAGAAGCATATTGTGGCAGTagtgaaataa